The Oryza brachyantha chromosome 6, ObraRS2, whole genome shotgun sequence region GAGGTCGATTAGTCTGACCAAGgagcgaggcggtggcggtgtcAGCTCGGCGACCCCCAAGGTGGTGCGGGCGGTGCCCAAGGTGGAGACGTCGGATGACATTGGGAGTGGCGTGCAGAAGTTCCGGGTGAAGCTGCTGCCGGAGGGTGCAGGGAGCCCCATGGATGTGCTCTGCCAGGTAGTCTATTCTGCTCCTCGGTTGAGGAATGTGATAATTGTCTATACATGCTAGTCTAACATCGATGGTTAGTTAGCTGTGAAATTGATCATTTTGAGTTCAAACCGGATGCTTTCAATAGGAATGTATGCTGCTCTTTTGGTTGGTAAGAGCTTGATTTGCTCGATGCCTACAGCATGGGAGAAATAATGACTAGTGGTTGGTTGAATATATGTCACCAAATTGGCATAATGGACTATATGCAGAGACTGAAGGGTTCATCTGCAGAGGTTTAACAAGTTTGTTTTCCTATGGAAAAATTGAACCGTTTAGGAATGCTGGCCAGTTGAGTACCGAGAATGGTTATGGTTGCCAAGTAGagttgtttagtttttcttcCTACCTAATTAACTAGTACGTGAGATGTAAGGAATTATACCATGGTCATTTGATGGTTAACAATAGTTATCAAACAATGAAGTATTGAAGTTAGAACTTAGGTAGCGTGATCCATTACTTTATCAGGTAGTTAAAGTTATGGATGAAGGTGACTCTTTCAAATGCAGGACAAGATTGATCTTATTTTAGCTGGAAATCGGAGCCACGTAGTATTTAGCTTGATAAAGGTGTgaaagtaagaaaaaaaataaaaacagcaAACGCTTGATAAAACAATGTAAGAGGCCGGCCTATCTATAATCAATAGTGTGGCAGAATCAACTCCCCAGCAGTACTTTACAAACTGATGAAAAAGGTTGAGAAAGTATTGAATGGAGTGGTTGTCTTGCTTTAGTTTCCTTTGTAGACAATGTTCCTCGCACTGTCCTATTTGATAACTTCATGAGACagatttaatataaaatgatcataaaatatgaaactaaCTGTCTAACTAGATGTATAGCTCTGGACACTGCATCCACAATTCCATCATGATAATAAAAACTGTAAGAGATTATATCATTATAGAGTCATCTTATGGGACCAAACATGTAAAGCTTTTGCATTGGACTATTGAAGAGATTATACTGTTGTACTTGTTGTGTATTTGTGTCTACTCCTGGAATGAcccaataataattatttgtttcttaCTTATCTGATTGTACCTTGAGCAGGTTGGTTTGGATGGGATTCGGATGCTTGATCCCAATACTAGTAGGACATTGAGAATATACCCCCTTGAAACTGTAACTAGATGGGATGTGAGTATTGGGTTCCTTCCTGTTGCTTCTTGATCAGAAAGTTGTGGTTTTGCTATATGTTTGGCAATTTATTTTGCTAATTTATATGTGATACTTATCTAGATATTAGATTCTTCTATATTTGCCTTTTGGTCTAAGAGCTCAGTTGATGTCGAAGCAAGAAGAATAAGGCTGAAGTCAAACAGCTATACAACCAACACCATTCTTGACACTGTGACAGCCGCGAGTGTTCAGGTTTTGCATCCATATTCACGATATCCATTTCCTTCATCATTCAGTTCTCGGCTATTTCTATAGCGTAGTTTGCCTGGTTTTTCTTTTGACTAACAGTTCAAGGAGATGGGTGGAAGTAGCATTTCAAGAAGTAGAGCACTTCCTGATGCTGCCAAACCTCCTGAACAACAAAATGATAGGAGGAAAAATTTCCTTGATTGGAGGAACTTAATGAAGCCCATGAACGAGGAGAAAGACCACTGGGTAAGTTCTTTCTATGTTTTGAATCGGAATTTGAAATGACACACTTgtaagttgcaacttgtttaTTGCCTGcttaatttttaatgtttaatcTTACATAGCACAGTATACTCTTCTCTGATTCAAAGGGTTTGCCTAGTCGTCTGGAATATCAATTGCTTAGTCGTCTGATTCAAAGGGTTTGCTACTGCAAAGAAAATTAAcagtttaaattaatttgcctTATTCCGAGTACTGTATGTTGCTGCTATTAAGAATTCCTGATTTCCGAATTATTAACACAGCACAGTAACTCTCGTTTTttggattcacaatttttttatggttatTGATTGCATCTCATAATAAGGCTTACTTTCTTATTGAGTTATCTCTGGCTTGTTCTTTGCACCGTTAATTCAACTTGCCTTTGGGGCCTATCATATTATAATGGGCCCTACTCTATTCATGGGTCAAGTCTAGGCATTTATCTTGTCTTCCCCATTAATGCAATGCAATCTTCATCTGGTCTCTTGGTATATGGTTCATGTTTTAGGATGTATTTACCTTTTTGTCTTGTTCTATTTTTTGTCTTGTTCTATTTGTAGGCTTATTCGTTTCAGTTCTTTCAACAAATTATGTTATTTATGCACTTTTGCTATCAGGTCCCAGATGAAGCTGTCACTAAATGCACAGCATGTACGGCAGATTTCAGTGCTTTCAATCGCAGGGTAATAACAGTTTGCTTTTGACCTGTTGATGATAACTTTGGGGTTCCATCGTTTAATGTTGTGAGCCTGTATTTTCAGCATCACTGTCGAAATTGTGGCGATATTTTCTGTGACAAGTGCACCCAGGGAAGAACTCCTTTAACTACAGATGCTGATGCCCAACCAGTTCGAGTTTGTGACAGATGCATGGTAGTGTCTCATCCTTCTCCATTGGCTCCTAGTTATGGTTTATGCCATGCAGACTCTTTGGTATCTCCCTGTGCTTAGTGGGCACGTACATTGGAAAATTGAATTAGTCACTTGattaataatatgtttgtaaaaatacaagCCCACAACACAGACCACTCAACAGAAGCAAAGTCAGCAGCTACTTTTGTCGTTAAACATGGTAGATGGATAGTACATTGAAGTAATGTAGATTTGATTGTCAAACAAAAATTAGTGTCACATCATCCTTCAAGCCCAGTTAAAGCATTAATACTGAAAAGTAACTCCTTTATTTATCTCCCAGTAGTGCAGAAACAAGCATAGCATCATTTAGGAAATTGAGGTATAACTTCACTACAAAGTCTTGATATTGTCCAACCTAGCATCAGTAATTCAGATGAGCAATGAAGCCTCACATTTTAATATTTCCTGTCGCAACTTACAGTTAGGATTACACAGTGTTGATTTTGTTGACAAACTAGATGTGCAGTTCTCAATGgatgattttctattttcataGGCTGAAGTTTCTCAAAGACTGAACAATGCAAAGGAAGCAGCAAATCGGCCTATTGTTCACAGCCATGAGGATCTTGCCAAAAAACTTAAGGTGCACCTTTTGGTTCCTTAACTCCTTTATTATTTCAGCTTCGCAATGCAAGGGCCTTCTATTTGACCACTATAAAATCATAGATTGTATTACTTACATAGACACTGTTCAAATGTATAGAAATGCTCCACTTAACTGGAGACATCAGCAACCTTTGTGTAGTATCGTTCAGTTTGTATGATTTGCCTGTGTGCCACTAAAATTAACTGTAAAACAATATGTGCTTACTGGAGATGATCTGTGCTTTTTGATACAGGAAGCAATGGATATAAATAAGAAGTCATCTTCAggtttgtgtatatatatgtgaagtCCGTTTCAGAAACATTCTCTTTTCACTCTACTGTCTTAAACCATGTTGGTTTCATCGACAGCCTCGAGGGCCTCAGATGGATCTGGCAGGCGAATGCGGGAGGTTGCATGCCCCACCTGCACGGTCCATCTTCAGGTCTAGTAATTGTGACATTCCTTCATGGATGATTTACAAGTTTCCCTGCATCAACCCATTTGATCCAAATTAACGATTCGTACTTCCTACAGGTGCAAGTCCCTACATCTGGTTCAGAGACCATAGAATGTGGTGTTTGCCAGCAACCATTCCTTGTCAGTGCTCGCTGAATACCATCATCATGCAGGCTCTACAGCTCTACACCGATCCACAAAGAAAAATCGGTTTCTGTCGAGGTTGCTGCTTCGGTCATTCATTGTCTTGATGGAATCCGTTGCTCTCTGtatatgatgatcaaatttagtaCAGCCATATTCAGAAGGAAGAGGTGAATAAGAGAAGTTTCGTCTGTTCGTGGTTGAACTTTTCCTTGTGTACATTGCGGATATGTATTACTTCAAGTTCCATGTGACATGGTGTAATCGACTAATAGTGTACTGCATTTTTATCCATCGGAATTATGAAAACTGCACCCGTTCGTGACTTGTTATAACTATCATCAATTAACTCAAAGAGAAGGTGTTTCACCATGGGTATAACCATGGTTAGCTGTTGTAAAGACAAAATGAGGTTACCGTAAATCTGCATACAAGTATTTTATACCAATATTCGAGCGATAATATTTTGCACACTACTAAGAAACTAAACTAAGAAAATATAACTCAAGATTAACTTTAAGATGTAAACACCATAATTCATGAGCAACATATGAAGGATTACATAATTTAAACGGCATAATTCAAGAGGATATGTCCATAACATCTTAGGACTGAGCCTGATTGGATGCTACCCGAGCTCCATACTTGAGAAAAACTCATGTCTAAAGGTAGCTTggtattttgagatttttagcCTGGTCAGACAGCCCTGAGTTTTATTGTTTGGCTAGCAACCTGAGCCTAAGTACTAGCATTCAGATGAGGAGGATGGCTGGCCTGAGTGAGGGAGCATCTCAAGGTAACAACCTACAGACAGCTCTCAGACCTGCTCATGGTCAGGCAAATCTCTTCTAGGGCAGTAACCAAACAAGCTCGTATACATCTTACACATTAAGGCACCACAAAATATAAAGTGTCTTTGCTACCACCTATGTCACCTATGTCAACTAAGAGGGGTGTATACAACTACTACCTCAATATATACATCATGTATAAAAGAATACACATCCATCTATCACCTATGCTAGATTAGAGGGACTTACGGACACCACCTCTTATAACTTCAATATGTTTACAGAAGGTAGGtgggagaaaaaaatggagtaGTCCATATTGCATTACCAAAATATGCACCCATACAATATAGAACTTGAACTTAGTTGCAATAGTTCTTGGATAAGTAGGTGCTAAACTAGAACACACGAGTTAGGAGAAATGTAGTCTCCACAACGTGACTTTTGCGTCATTTTTTGCTAGCTTAAGCCAGACCCACGAGAAACGAAAAGAGGCTGTGTTTTCTGTTGCCAGGCATATAGTCATTTTTTACACACATCCAGCTATGCCAGTTAGACTCACCAGACATCTCACCTGTGCATTGTATTTGGTCAAGTATGTACTAGGCTATATATAACACACTAAACACACTTTAAGACCGTAGGCATCATTTACACGGTGTGTGTTAATTAACCATCCACTCGATccattcatattttaacttacatatttatataaattttaagcaAAAATAGtctaaaaacaaactaaaaattagCTTCGCTACCCACGTCAAATATGTAAGAGGATTTGGCACTAACCAGATTGGGGTGTGAAGCGTCAAAAacccttttgtttctttcttttggaaaAGCTAAAGCCCTCCTGCCTTGTTCGGGAATTCCAGTTCCTGGaggcttcttcttcctcctcctcgtccctCCACATCGCAGCTTGGAAACTGTGGAAGAATTCGTGAGGATGGGGATGGAGGCCGCCTGGGCCTGCGCGGTGGATCgagccaccggcgccgccgactccgccaagcgcttcttcctctccttccgccgccctcctcccccgcccccCGTACCCAATCCCGTAAGCTACCAAACCCCTCTCTCGTTCGcccctttcctcctcgtcATCTCCcactccaccgccgccggaaGCTCTTGTGATGGGAATGATGCAGAGTAGGTGGTTCCTTTCTGTGCCCGATTCATTCCAAGCAATTCGTTTTTCTTTTGGGGTAACCTACGAATGCTTCTGTAACTAAAGGGGAAGCATTTTAGTTGTTTTGGCCCGTAAGGTCTGTGGAATTTTCATATACTAAAATGTAGTAGTACATCCTTACGAACTGTGTGGATTTGGGGACGAACAGGAGAACAATGCTATGACCAATCATCAACTTGGTTATTTGtgggtgtgtttttttttttaaaaaaatgtgaaattgAAAAgagaattttaattattacttataaacAGCTTCTGCAATGAACGGCCACAAGCTTAATACCACCTCCACATTAGCTGGTCGAACAGCACCGCCGAAATAGTGTACTCCTGTACTCCCTTTATGACTTTACAAAACTTAGAAAATCGACTCTGCAAGCAAATTGTGTTGATCTACCTTCCTtcaattcttttctttttctacttCAGATAGATATCTTGAAGCGCTTGCAGCGACAAGCATTTTATGACATAATGCAGCTGAGGGAGAAACAGGAGAAAATTGAAAGGGTGCTTATGTCGTACAAATTGAGCAAAAGTGGCCCATTTGCAGAAGAGAGCACTCGGCTCAAGGGGGTTATCAATGTCGCTGGAAGCCTCTCAtcaaaaaacaagaaagattCAGCACCAGAAAACTCGGAAACAAATTCTGGAATTAGTTCTCAGTTTTTGTTCCAGACCAATGTCCGGAAGAAGGATTCTCTCCTTGTGGAGCTTATCACTGATCATTGGTGCTTGTCTTCAGAAAATGATCCTATCGGAAGCCCTTTTGTATTGTCAAAGGTGATGTATTTGGCAAATATCAATGACTCCTTGTCTGTTGCTGCTGTACCAGTAGGAGCGAGGTGTGATGATTTTTCAACCGATCCCAATCTCCAAGAGGTAATTTTCTCATAAACAAACTAGTATTCACAATAGCTTTTGCCTGCTAATGTATAAGGTAATAGTTTTCTTGACAGGAGCATTGGCTTGCCAACTTCTGTTCTTCATTGAGGCCACCTCTGCTGATTAAACGGCATAACTATGCTGCTGGCCTAATACTGAGGTCAAAGAACTTTGCCGCTTCTCTTGCTGAGTTGATTTCAGCAGCTGGGAAGCCAAATAACTTGGGCGAAGTCAGCAGAGTTTTCACCGGATTTGGGCAAATTTCATATCAGATGCAAAATGAAATGAAGTTAAGCATGTCTGCAGCGTTGCATGGACCCAGTCTAGTTCCTAGGAAAAGCAAACCAACTGCTGGAGGATGTTTTGAACTTGAACTGAAGTTCGATGAGGACTCGAGAATTGGGGCCTGGATTGAGATCAAGAAGGTGAACCCAAGGCTAGTGAGATGGGCACTCACATTGTCAGAAACACCGGAAGATGACCTAGGCTGGGGCGTGAGCTTGCGGAGAGGCACCGAAGGCAATGCTGAACGTCTACAGCTGGAAGGCTTTCTGAATTTCCACCTGGGAAAGAAGGC contains the following coding sequences:
- the LOC102700066 gene encoding protein FREE1-like, which translates into the protein MHPSGAGEYSPYYPPYPSPSASASAPPYTPYPTADYPAPAPAAYPAATYPPPPADLPHYAPPQPYYPAYEAPPPLPSPHAPAPSPYPPLDRPGSYGSASGYGQDLYPPKPAAGGWSDDGVYAYSGGDAPEPYGARGTAAAPRSSSALFDDYGRSISLTKERGGGGVSSATPKVVRAVPKVETSDDIGSGVQKFRVKLLPEGAGSPMDVLCQVGLDGIRMLDPNTSRTLRIYPLETVTRWDILDSSIFAFWSKSSVDVEARRIRLKSNSYTTNTILDTVTAASVQFKEMGGSSISRSRALPDAAKPPEQQNDRRKNFLDWRNLMKPMNEEKDHWVPDEAVTKCTACTADFSAFNRRHHCRNCGDIFCDKCTQGRTPLTTDADAQPVRVCDRCMAEVSQRLNNAKEAANRPIVHSHEDLAKKLKEAMDINKKSSSASRASDGSGRRMREVACPTCTVHLQIDILKRLQRQAFYDIMQLREKQEKIERVLMSYKLSKSGPFAEESTRLKGVINVAGSLSSKNKKDSAPENSETNSGISSQFLFQTNVRKKDSLLVELITDHWCLSSENDPIGSPFVLSKVMYLANINDSLSVAAVPVGARCDDFSTDPNLQEEHWLANFCSSLRPPLLIKRHNYAAGLILRSKNFAASLAELISAAGKPNNLGEVSRVFTGFGQISYQMQNEMKLSMSAALHGPSLVPRKSKPTAGGCFELELKFDEDSRIGAWIEIKKVNPRLVRWALTLSETPEDDLGWGVSLRRGTEGNAERLQLEGFLNFHLGKKATLQPGLMFNIDGRRCAPALVFQSSWFL